Proteins found in one Desulfovibrio sp. genomic segment:
- the modA gene encoding molybdate ABC transporter substrate-binding protein, translating into MMKMILRSVCLTVCGTVLLALASLASAAEISVVSSGGFAAAYKALCPEFEKATGDTLKSAWGPSMGDTHNAIPQRLERGEAIDVVIMVGNSLDKLVKEGKVDPSSTVLLARSKVALAVKAGAPSPDISTVEALKQTMLKAKSIAYSDSASGTYIAKVLIPKLGLADALKDKAHMIPAEPVGKVVARGEAEIGFQQLSELKPIEGIHIVGLIPEAVQEVTLFSAGMVKGAKNPEGAKALLKYLASPQSSKIIDDTGLEAANR; encoded by the coding sequence ATGATGAAAATGATACTCAGGTCTGTATGTCTGACTGTATGCGGCACGGTTTTACTGGCCCTTGCGAGCCTTGCCAGCGCTGCTGAAATCAGCGTTGTCAGCTCCGGCGGCTTTGCAGCCGCCTACAAGGCGCTTTGCCCGGAGTTTGAAAAAGCCACGGGGGATACCCTCAAATCCGCGTGGGGACCGTCCATGGGCGATACCCACAACGCCATACCCCAACGCCTGGAACGCGGAGAGGCCATTGACGTGGTCATCATGGTGGGCAATTCGCTCGACAAGCTGGTCAAGGAAGGCAAGGTCGATCCGTCAAGTACGGTACTGCTGGCACGCTCCAAAGTTGCTCTGGCTGTAAAGGCAGGAGCGCCCTCCCCTGATATCTCGACCGTAGAAGCCCTGAAGCAGACCATGCTCAAGGCCAAAAGCATTGCCTATTCCGACAGCGCCAGCGGCACCTATATCGCCAAGGTTCTGATTCCCAAGCTGGGCCTTGCGGACGCCCTCAAGGACAAGGCCCACATGATCCCTGCGGAGCCTGTGGGCAAGGTGGTAGCCCGTGGCGAAGCCGAGATCGGTTTTCAGCAGCTCAGCGAACTCAAGCCCATTGAAGGTATCCATATTGTGGGTCTGATCCCCGAAGCCGTGCAGGAAGTAACGCTGTTCTCCGCCGGCATGGTCAAGGGGGCCAAAAACCCTGAAGGTGCCAAGGCCCTGCTGAAGTACCTCGCTTCACCCCAATCTTCCAAGATTATTGACGACACAGGCCTGGAAGCGGCCAACCGCTAA
- a CDS encoding CoB--CoM heterodisulfide reductase iron-sulfur subunit B family protein: MLKRYAFFPGCVLNAAASEARTALEASAKLLDVELVEIPGWSCCGASHVQDIAPNEALAANARNLALGEQIGAPVITACSTCSLMLRTAKSELDHGKKDQANRWLSPANLEYKGTAEVTTLLWELAKDLPALKAKVKKPLAGLNVACFYGCHSIRPEPIMNFESSRVPHSLEDIVVALGATPVPYARRLDCCGFHAVYPAEHDAMVMISSLVTDAAKARAHCVVSPCPLCQMQLDMYQGNAADVTGSNASVPALHLPQLLAIALGAAPDSLGLDRLIVAPDGLKKVLSL; encoded by the coding sequence ATGCTGAAGCGTTATGCTTTTTTTCCAGGCTGTGTGCTGAATGCCGCCGCCAGCGAAGCACGTACAGCCCTGGAGGCCAGTGCAAAACTGCTGGACGTGGAACTGGTGGAGATACCGGGCTGGAGCTGTTGCGGCGCATCGCATGTGCAGGACATAGCTCCTAATGAGGCTCTGGCCGCCAATGCCCGCAATCTGGCGTTGGGCGAACAGATCGGCGCTCCGGTTATCACCGCGTGCAGCACCTGCTCCCTCATGCTGCGCACCGCCAAGTCCGAGCTTGATCATGGCAAAAAAGATCAGGCAAACCGCTGGCTTTCGCCCGCCAATCTTGAATACAAAGGCACTGCGGAAGTAACCACCCTTCTGTGGGAACTCGCCAAAGACCTGCCCGCCCTCAAGGCAAAGGTCAAAAAGCCCCTCGCAGGGCTGAACGTGGCCTGCTTTTATGGCTGCCACAGCATACGGCCCGAACCCATCATGAACTTTGAAAGCTCTCGCGTGCCGCACAGCCTGGAAGATATCGTCGTTGCTCTGGGCGCTACGCCGGTGCCCTATGCCCGCCGACTCGACTGCTGCGGTTTCCATGCGGTGTACCCGGCAGAACATGATGCCATGGTGATGATCTCGTCACTGGTTACAGACGCCGCCAAAGCCAGGGCCCACTGCGTTGTATCGCCCTGCCCCCTGTGCCAGATGCAACTGGACATGTATCAGGGCAATGCTGCTGACGTGACAGGCAGCAATGCCTCGGTGCCCGCGCTGCACCTGCCGCAATTGCTGGCTATTGCACTGGGAGCCGCGCCTGATTCTCTGGGCCTGGACAGGCTCATTGTGGCCCCCGATGGGCTGAAAAAAGTTCTTTCGCTGTAG
- a CDS encoding ATP-binding cassette domain-containing protein: MISLRLVKSFKNGVTPFNLDVGYEIGDEHKCAVLFGPSGSGKSLTMQCLAGLTRPDAGHIRIGDCTLYDAAQGVFVSVQKRRIGYMFQDYALFPHLSLLQNVAYPRTGCWPWKVCGEERDKAQAMLERLGIGHLAAHLPSQISGGQRQRAALARALNADPLLLLLDEPFSALDPLLRERLREELLELMDDLTIPAVIISHDPDDVDTFAGGLVLYDRGGARTVPDYADLRKNFATAGKCLRHLQEQVWA; encoded by the coding sequence ATGATCTCGTTGCGGTTGGTAAAAAGTTTCAAAAATGGAGTCACGCCCTTCAATCTGGACGTGGGCTACGAGATCGGCGACGAGCACAAGTGCGCGGTGCTTTTTGGCCCATCCGGTTCCGGCAAGTCGCTGACCATGCAGTGTCTGGCGGGGCTGACAAGGCCCGACGCAGGCCACATCCGCATTGGCGACTGCACCTTGTACGATGCTGCGCAAGGCGTGTTTGTTTCTGTGCAGAAGCGGCGCATCGGCTATATGTTTCAGGATTACGCCCTGTTTCCGCACCTGAGCCTGTTGCAGAACGTGGCCTATCCGCGCACGGGCTGCTGGCCCTGGAAGGTGTGCGGCGAGGAGCGCGACAAGGCGCAGGCCATGCTGGAACGCTTGGGCATCGGGCATCTGGCGGCCCACCTGCCATCGCAGATATCCGGCGGGCAGCGGCAGCGCGCGGCTCTGGCGCGGGCGCTCAATGCAGACCCCTTGCTCCTGCTGCTTGATGAGCCTTTTTCCGCGCTTGATCCCCTGCTGCGTGAGCGCCTGCGCGAAGAACTGCTTGAACTGATGGATGACCTGACAATCCCCGCCGTGATTATCAGTCACGACCCTGACGATGTGGATACCTTTGCTGGCGGCCTTGTGCTCTATGACCGTGGCGGCGCGCGCACGGTGCCGGACTATGCCGATCTGCGCAAGAATTTTGCCACAGCGGGCAAGTGCCTGCGGCATTTGCAAGAACAGGTCTGGGCGTGA
- a CDS encoding succinate dehydrogenase/fumarate reductase iron-sulfur subunit produces the protein MSDAVFIVIERFDGKKRYSQEYTLARADVHNKTVLSTLIFIKEHLDPTLNFTAACRMAICGACGVRLNGQPIIACDTSMEDQLALYATNRVTIAPLANFKVISDLVVDWEPALENLRKVHPSLMARKEFSKEKGCRQSAGDMEKIADMWDCILCGCCASSCNKLSVNRADYLEPFVFNIAARMSVDSRSKDPMIHAKPAFDNGLWKCVHCQECANVCPKHIKPVEGISIMRNITVNRGLNQGKGPEHAEAFLTDMRDTGRLNEMKMALRTEGVTAMTRVGLAVNLLRRGKVHPTELLGNDPIKGQADFVRILDLAKADAKGKE, from the coding sequence ATGAGCGACGCAGTATTCATAGTTATTGAGCGTTTTGATGGAAAAAAACGGTACTCGCAGGAGTACACGCTGGCCCGCGCGGACGTTCACAATAAAACAGTGCTCAGCACCCTGATTTTTATCAAGGAGCATCTGGACCCGACGCTGAACTTTACCGCGGCCTGCCGCATGGCCATTTGCGGCGCTTGCGGCGTCAGACTTAACGGGCAACCCATCATCGCCTGCGACACCAGCATGGAAGATCAGTTGGCCCTGTATGCCACCAACAGGGTTACCATTGCGCCACTTGCCAATTTCAAGGTTATTTCAGACCTGGTGGTGGATTGGGAACCCGCGCTTGAAAATCTGCGCAAGGTTCACCCTTCGCTTATGGCCCGCAAAGAGTTTTCCAAGGAAAAAGGCTGCCGACAAAGCGCTGGCGACATGGAAAAAATTGCAGACATGTGGGACTGCATTCTTTGCGGATGCTGCGCATCGTCCTGCAACAAACTTTCCGTCAACCGGGCAGACTATCTGGAGCCCTTTGTCTTCAACATCGCCGCTCGCATGTCGGTGGATTCGCGCAGCAAAGACCCCATGATTCACGCCAAGCCAGCTTTTGACAACGGCCTGTGGAAATGCGTGCACTGTCAGGAATGCGCCAACGTATGCCCCAAACATATCAAGCCGGTGGAAGGCATAAGCATAATGCGCAATATCACCGTGAACCGGGGGCTCAATCAGGGCAAAGGGCCGGAGCATGCCGAAGCCTTCTTGACCGACATGCGCGACACGGGCCGCCTTAACGAAATGAAAATGGCCCTGCGCACAGAAGGCGTAACCGCCATGACCAGAGTTGGCCTTGCCGTCAACCTGCTGCGTCGCGGCAAGGTTCACCCCACAGAACTTTTGGGCAATGACCCCATCAAGGGGCAGGCCGATTTTGTCCGCATTCTTGATCTGGCAAAAGCTGATGCCAAGGGTAAGGAGTAA